A window from Vulcanimicrobium alpinum encodes these proteins:
- a CDS encoding YncE family protein, translating into MNQTLNAIDELVRIPAPCPSPMGLACDGTDLWIGSLETNRIYGLRASQGSVFEEAKAPGRPFGITVTGDALRVVVGEGEHDERYVRRYIMGKDFKSEKIACPDFTGSFLAYDGDRLYLSQRDNQTILELDETGTVLRTIPVPRQITGMVVVSGRFYLVTTESRESDDYRLLCLDARKEQPEVHELASIPFIARGLGWDGFKFWTNDRDNNAIVAFAKPD; encoded by the coding sequence ATGAATCAGACGCTCAACGCCATCGACGAGCTCGTCCGCATCCCTGCCCCCTGTCCGTCCCCGATGGGACTCGCGTGTGACGGCACGGATCTCTGGATCGGCTCGCTGGAAACGAATCGAATCTACGGCCTGCGCGCTTCGCAAGGCTCGGTGTTCGAGGAGGCAAAGGCGCCGGGCAGGCCATTCGGGATCACGGTGACGGGTGACGCGCTCCGCGTCGTCGTCGGCGAAGGCGAGCACGACGAACGCTACGTGCGCCGCTATATCATGGGCAAGGATTTCAAGTCGGAGAAGATCGCGTGCCCCGACTTCACCGGATCGTTCCTCGCCTATGACGGCGACCGGCTCTACCTGAGCCAACGCGACAACCAAACCATCTTGGAATTGGACGAAACGGGGACCGTGCTGCGCACGATCCCCGTTCCGCGTCAGATCACCGGGATGGTCGTCGTCTCCGGCCGTTTCTATCTGGTCACCACCGAAAGCCGCGAGTCCGACGACTACCGCCTGCTGTGCCTCGACGCACGCAAAGAACAGCCCGAGGTACATGAGCTCGCGTCGATTCCGTTCATCGCGCGCGGGCTCGGGTGGGACGGCTTCAAGTTCTGGACCAACGATCGCGACAACAACGCGATCGTCGCATTCGCCAAGCCCGACTAG
- a CDS encoding type II toxin-antitoxin system RatA family toxin — MPFVECTIEIEAPAASVYELAKEQERFPEFMPDVESVTVVSRHPDRIVTRWKTLVEDAPIEWTEEDRFDDAALRIDYALIEGDLDTFEGAWTFEQDGATTRVVLGVTYDFGVPTLAELIGPTLQKKVRENSEMMLAALKREAEARPQYRGGITDGPAVGAR; from the coding sequence ATGCCGTTCGTCGAGTGCACGATCGAGATCGAGGCGCCGGCCGCGAGCGTCTACGAGCTCGCCAAGGAGCAGGAGCGGTTCCCCGAGTTCATGCCCGACGTCGAGAGCGTCACCGTCGTCTCGCGCCATCCCGATCGGATCGTAACGCGCTGGAAGACGCTCGTCGAAGACGCGCCGATCGAGTGGACGGAAGAAGACCGCTTCGACGACGCCGCGCTGCGCATCGACTACGCGCTGATCGAAGGCGATCTCGATACGTTCGAGGGCGCCTGGACGTTCGAACAGGACGGCGCGACGACGCGCGTGGTGCTCGGCGTGACGTACGACTTCGGGGTGCCGACGCTCGCCGAATTGATCGGTCCGACCCTGCAGAAGAAAGTGCGCGAGAACTCCGAGATGATGCTCGCGGCGCTCAAGCGCGAAGCCGAAGCCCGCCCTCAGTACCGCGGCGGGATCACCGACGGACCGGCCGTAGGTGCCCGGTAG